In Fundulus heteroclitus isolate FHET01 chromosome 18, MU-UCD_Fhet_4.1, whole genome shotgun sequence, a single genomic region encodes these proteins:
- the LOC118566761 gene encoding metabotropic glutamate receptor 5-like, with protein MMMLWLLLLLSIWVWCEGSDSSERRIVAHMPGDIIIGALFSVHHQPTADKVHERKCGEVREQYGIQRVEAMMLTLDRINADQNILPNITLGCEIRDSCWHSAVALEQSIEFIRDSLVSSDESEDWGGVTSWGGGGGGGGGGGGGGGAATMKCADPSATPMR; from the exons ATGATGATGCTTTGGCTTCTGCTGCTTCTGTCGATTTGGGTGTGGTGTGAAGGATCTGACTCCAGTGAACGGAGAATTGTGGCACACATGCCCGGAGACATCATCATAGGAGCTTTGTTTTCTGTCCATCACCAGCCTACTGCTGATAAG GTTCATGAACGCAAGTGTGGCGAAGTGCGTGAGCAGTACGGCATCCAGAGGGTGGAGGCCATGATGCTGACGCTGGACCGAATCAACGCTGACCAAAACATCCTTCCCAACATTACTCTGGGCTGCGAGATCCGGGACTCCTGTTGGCACTCTGCTGTGGCTCTGGAGCAGAGCATCGAGTTCATAAGGGATTCTCTGGTGTCTTCTGATGAATCTGAGGACTGGGGTGGTGTGACCTcttggggaggaggaggaggaggaggtggaggaggaggaggtggcggAGGGGCAGCAACCATGAAGTGTGCAGACCCATCTGCTACTCCGATGCGG